Proteins from a genomic interval of Capsicum annuum cultivar UCD-10X-F1 chromosome 4, UCD10Xv1.1, whole genome shotgun sequence:
- the LOC107868273 gene encoding auxin response factor 8: protein MKLSTSGIGQQTNEGEKKCLNSELWHACAGPLVCLPTVGSRVVYFPQGHSEQVAATTNKEVDAHIPNYPNLPPQLICQLHNVTMHADVETDEVYAQMTLQPLTPQEQKDTYLPVELGIPSRQPTNYFCKTLTASDTSTHGGFSVPRRAAEKVFPPLDFSQTPPCQELIARDLHDIEWKFRHIFRGQPKRHLLTTGWSVFVSAKRLVAGDSVLFIWNEKNQLLLGIRRATRPQTVMPSSVISSDSMHIGLLAAAAHAAATNSCFTVFFNPRASPSEFVIPLSKYIKAVYHTRVSVGMRFRMLFETEESSVRRYMGTITGIGDLDPVRWANSHWRSVKVGWDESTAGERQPRVSLWEIEPLTTFPMYPSLFPLRLKRPWYPGSSSFQDNSSEALNGMAWLRGESGEQGPHLMNLQSFGGMLPWMQQRVDPTILRNDLNQQYQAMLASGLQNFGSGDLMKQQLMQFQQPVQYVQHAGSHNPLLQQQQQQQQQAMQQAIHQHMLPAQPQIDNLQRQQQQHVSNQTEEQSHQHSYQEAYQIPNSQLQQKQPSNVPSPSFSKPDIADQSPKFSASVSPSGMPSALGSLCSEGTSNFLNFNIIGQQPVIMEQPPQKSWMQKFSHTQLNTGSNSSSLSGYAKDTSNSQETCSLDAQNQTLFGANVDSSGLLLPTTVSNVATTSIDADMSTIPLGTSGFQNSLYGYVQDSSDLLHNVGQVDAQTATRTFVKVYKSGSVGRSLDITRFNSYHELRQELGQMFGIEGFLENPQRSGWQLVFVDRENDVLLLGDDPWEAFVNNVWYIKILSPEDVQKLGKEEVESLNRGALERMSNNNSADGRDFISGLPSIGSLEY from the exons ATGAAGCTTTCAACATCAGGAATTGGTCAGCAAACCAATGAAG GAGAGAAGAAGTGTTTAAATTCAGAATTATGGCATGCTTGTGCTGGTCCCCTTGTATGTCTACCAACGGTAGGGAGTCGAGTGGTTTACTTTCCTCAGGGTCACAGTGAACAG GTTGCGGCAACAACTAATAAAGAAGTCGATGCTCATATACCAAATTACCCGAACTTGCCACCGCAGTTGATCTGTCAACTCCACAATGTCACAATGCAT GCAGATGTTGAAACGGATGAAGTATATGCTCAAATGACATTGCAACCCTTGACTCCG CAAGAACAAAAGGATACATATCTTCCTGTTGAGTTGGGTATTCCTAGCAGGCAGCCTACTAATTATTTTTGCAAGACACTCACTGCAAGTGATACCAGTACGCATGGCGGTTTTTCTGTTCCTCGTCGTGCGGCAGAGAAAGTTTTCCCTCCTTTG GATTTCTCACAGACACCACCATGTCAAGAATTAATTGCGAGGGATCTGCATGACATTGAATGGAAATTCAGACATATTTTCCGAG GACAGCCTAAGCGGCATCTTCTGACGACGGGCTGGAGTGTGTTTGTTAGTGCCAAAAGACTTGTCGCTGGAGATTCGGTTCTTTTCATTTG GAATGAGAAAAATCAGCTTCTTTTGGGAATTCGTCGTGCAACTCGACCCCAAACTGTCATGCCATCATCTGTTATTTCTAGCGACAGCATGCATATTGGATTACTTGCTGCTGCTGCTCATGCTGCCGCTACCAATAGCTGTTTCACTGTTTTCTTTAACCCAAG GGCTAGCCCATCTGAGTTTGTTATACCtctttcaaaatatatcaaagCTGTATATCACACACGTGTTTCTGTTGGAATGCGTTTCCGGATGCTATTTGAGACTGAAGAATCAAGTGTTCGAAG ATACATGGGCACAATTACTGGTATTGGTGACTTAGATCCGGTTCGCTGGGCCAACTCCCATTGGCGGTCTGTCAAG GTTGGGTGGGATGAATCAACGGCAGGTGAGAGGCAACCTAGAGTTTCACTATGGGAGATAGAGCCGTTGACTACTTTTCCAATGTATCCATCTTTGTTCCCTCTTAGGCTAAAACGGCCTTGGTATCCAGGATCTTCATCTTTTCAAG ATAATTCTAGTGAAGCTCTTAATGGAATGGCATGGTTGAGAGGGGAAAGTGGTGAGCAAGGACCACATTTGATGAATCTTCAATCTTTTGGGGGGATGCTCCCTTGGATGCAACAAAGAGTCGATCCAACAATTCTCCGAAATGATCTTAACCAGCAGTATCAAGCTATGCTGGCTAGTGGTTTGCAAAATTTCGGGAGCGGCGATCTGATGAAACAGCAACTGATGCAGTTTCAGCAGCCCGTCCAATATGTTCAGCATGCAGGCAGTCATAATCCTCTCCtgcagcagcagcagcaacaacaacaacaagcaaTGCAGCAGGCGATTCATCAGCATATGTTGCCTGCACAACCCCAAATCGATAACCTTCAAAGGCAACAACAGCAACACGTCAGCAATCAGACAGAGGAACAGTCTCATCAACATTCTTACCAGGAAGCATACCAAATACCAAACAGCCAGCTCCAGCAGAAGCAACCATCAAATGTTCCTTCTCCATCATTTTCAAAGCCAGATATAGCAGATCAGAGCCCAAAATTCTCGGCATCTGTTTCTCCATCAGGCATGCCGTCAGCTCTAGGTTCTTTATGTTCGGAAGGTACTAGTAACTTTTTGAATTTCAATATAATTGGTCAGCAGCCTGTGATCATGGAGCAGCCGCCGCAGAAATCTTGGATGCAAAAATTTTCTCATACACAATTGAATACGGGCTCCAACTCATCCTCACTCTCAGGATATGCAAAAGATACTTCCAATTCACAGGAAACATGTAGTCTAGATGCCCAGAATCAAACTCTCTTTGGTGCTAATGTTGATTCTTCAGGGCTTCTCCTCCCGACAACTGTGTCTAATGTTGCTACAACATCAATTGATGCTGATATGTCCACTATTCCACTAGGGACTTCTGGATTTCAGAATTCTCTGTATGGTTATGTGCAAGATTCTTCTGACTTGTTGCATAATGTAGGACAAGTTGATGCACAAACTGCGACCCGTACATTTGTCAAG GTTTACAAATCAGGGTCCGTTGGGAGGTCATTGGATATCACCCGGTTCAATAGCTATCATGAGCTACGACAGGAACTGGGTCAGATGTTCGGGATCGAAGGGTTTCTTGAAAACCCTCAAAGATCAGGCTGGCAGCTTGTATTTGTTGACAGGGAGAATGATGTCCTTCTCCTTGGAGACGACCCATGGGA GGCATTTGTCAATAACGTCTGGTACATCAAAATTCTTTCACCTGAGGATGTGCAGAAACTAGGGAAGGAGGAGGTTGAATCCCTAAATCGTGGTGCACTTGAAAGGATGAGCAATAATAATAGTGCTGATGGCCGAGATTTCATATCCGGACTTCCATCTATAGGATCACTCGAGTACTGA
- the LOC107868274 gene encoding probable L-type lectin-domain containing receptor kinase S.5: MYLPLIILTSLYFISLHENKKMKFLTPKIISIFIFFSCIQSISQAKIKKFDKQYGDPFDHTYTPIFEIKHPAQISNLALQITPDTASSAYQMFNNSGRILLKRPFRLWDSSHDDGVEDLSRLASFNTSFLVNIYRPKNDTPAEGLAFLICPDLDLPKNSQGQYLGLTNSTTDGDASNRIIAVELDTFKQDFDIDDNHIGIDLHSIDSIKSESLTPHGIQLAPIGARFYNIWIQYDGIKKVLDVYIVEQMGKNGSTPPRPNDPILTHNLDLRKFVNQESYFGFSASTGHFNQLNCVLRWNLTVEYFQEKNHGLIIGLGVGVPIVVVLMILFGYFGYFYYKKKRGDRSQSNILGALKSLPGMPRDFEFKELKKATNNFDEKNKLGEGGYGVVYKGNLVDEKLEIAVKWFSRESIKGEDDFLAELTIINRLRHKHLVKLLGWSHKHGKLLLVYEYMPNGSLDKHLFSAPDKEPLSWCVRYNIVSGVASALHYLHNEYEQKVVHRDLKANNIMLDSNFNARLGDFGLARAIDNEKTSYADEAEGVLGTMGYIAPECFHTGKATQHSDVYAFGAVLLEVVCGQRPGTKVNGFQLLVDWVWFLHRDGRILEAVDRRLGDDYVAEEAKRLLLLALACSHPIASERPTTQTIVQIISGSVPAPEVPPFKPSFVWPSMVPVDIESSIVDTISITTPQFSSENNSIEYLSK, translated from the exons ATGTATCTTCCTCTCATAATCCTCACTTCTCTATACTTCATTTCACtacatgaaaacaaaaaaatgaaattctTGACACCCAAAATCATCAGTAtcttcatatttttctcttgTATACAATCCATATCACAAGCCAAGATCAAAAAATTTGACAAACAATATGGTGATCCTTTTGATCATACATATACTCCCATATTTGAAATCAAACATCCTGCACAAATCAGCAACCTAGCTCTTCAAATCACCCCAGACACCGCGTCTTCTGCTTATCAAATGTTCAATAACTCAGGTCGAATCCTGTTGAAACGACCATTCAGATTGTGGGATAGTAGTCATGATGACGGAGTTGAGGATCTTTCAAGGTTGGCGTCTTTCAACACTTCTTTTTTAGTAAACATTTACAGGCCAAAAAATGACACACCAGCTGAAGGATTGGCATTCTTGATTTGTCCTGATTTAGACCTGCCAAAAAACAGTCAGGGCCAGTACTTAGGCCTGACAAATAGTACTACTGATGGCGACGCTTCCAACAGGATTATCGCGGTTGAGCTAGACACGTTCAAGCAAGATTTTGACATCGATGACAACCACATTGGAATTGATTTACACAGTATAGATTCTATTAAATCGGAGTCACTGACTCCGCATGGAATTCAACTAGCACCAATAGGTGCAAGATTTTACAACATTTGGATACAATATGACGGAATCAAGAAAGTACTTGATGTGTACATTGTTGAACAAATGGGGAAAAATGGTTCAACACCACCTAGACCAAATGATCCAATATTAACACACAATCTTGATTTAAGAAAATTTGTAAATCAAGAATCATACTTTGGGTTCTCAGCATCAACAGGCCATTTCAATCAGTTGAATTGTGTGTTGAGATGGAATTTAACAGTTgaatattttcaagaaaagaatCATGGTTTGATAATTGGATTAGGTGTTGGTGTACCTATAGTAGTTGTGTTAATGATTTTGTTTGGGTATTTTGGTTActtttattataagaaaaaaagggGTGATAGGTCACAATCTAATATATTGGGTGCATTAAAGAGTTTACCTGGTATGCCTAGAGATTTTGAgtttaaagaattgaaaaaagctactaataattttgatgaaaaaaataaacttgGTGAAGGTGGATATGGAGTTGTTTACAAAGGCAATTTGGTTGATGAAAAATTGGAAATTGCAGTGAAGTGGTTTTCTAGAGAAAGTATCAAAGGTGAAGATGATTTCTTGGCTGAGTTGACAATTATCAATCGTTTAAGGCATAAACATCTTGTCAAATTACTTG GATGGAGCCATAAGCATGGAAAGCTACTACTTGTTTATGAGTACATGCCAAATGGTAGCCTAGACAAACATCTCTTCTCAGCGCCAGATAAAGAACCACTCAGCTGGTGCGTCCGCTACAACATTGTATCAGGCGTCGCGTCAGCCCTGCACTATCTGCACAATGAGTACGAACAGAAGGTGGTCCATCGCGATCTCAAGGCGAACAACATCATGCTCGACTCAAACTTCAATGCACGCCTTGGGGATTTTGGCCTAGCACGAGCAATTGACAATGAGAAGACCTCGTATGCTGATGAGGCCGAGGGGGTGCTTGGCACGATGGGGTACATCGCGCCAGAGTGCTTCCACACTGGAAAAGCTACTCAACATTCTGATGTCTATGCATTTGGAGCAGTGTTGTTGGAAGTAGTATGTGGCCAAAGACCTGGAACCAAAGTTAATGGCTTTCAACTCCTTGTTGATTGGGTTTGGTTCTTGCATCGCGATGGAAGAATCCTCGAAGCTGTTGACAGGAGGCTCGGGGATGATTACGTAGCTGAAGAAGCAAAGAGGTTGCTACTACTTGCCCTAGCTTGCTCACATCCAATCGCGAGTGAACGACCGACCACACAAACTATAGTTCAAATTATATCAGGATCAGTGCCAGCACCAGAAGTTCCACCATTCAAGCCATCATTTGTGTGGCCTTCTATGGTTCCAGTTGATATAGAATCGAGCATCGTCGATACAATATCCATCACAACACCTCAGTTCAGTTCAGAGAACAACAGTATTGAGTATCTAAGCAAGTAG